Below is a window of Cytobacillus firmus DNA.
GCCTCTATTAATATTGCGAAACATGAAAAAACCTGACTTATAGCAGTCAGGTTTTTACTGTTCTTCTTCATTTTTACGCTGAATTTCCCTCAGCACTCCGATGCGGCTGTCATCCTCTTCAAAAAATTGAACCAGGTCGCCAACCCGGTCGATGGCATCCCAGCTCAGGTGATGTTCGATGCCTTCCACATCTTCATAAATGTTTTCTTCTTTGACTCCAATAATACGCAGTAGCTGTTCTAAAAGTTCATGCCGATATACAAGCCTCTTGCCGATTTTTTTCCCTTTTGGCGTTAATATAAGCCCGCGGTATTTTTCATAAACAAGATACTCATCTTTATCTAACTTCTGAACCATTTTTGTCACAGAAGATGGATGCACAGAAAGAGCCTCAGCAATATCAGAAACCCTCGCATATCCTTTATCTTCAATTAACATATATATTTGTTCAATGTAATCTTCCATACTTGGTGTTGGCATTACGCAACCTCCTGCCAATTAGAAAAGCGCAAGCGCCTTGCCCACCCCCGACAAGCACAAGACAAGCCTCTCAGAAAGGCGTTCTTTGCCTTTTTGGGAGGAGTGCCCGAAATGTGGAGGCGACTGCCCTGGGACGACAGGCATAAGACGGTTCCTGGAAGAAGGCGTTCTTCCTTCTGTAAGGAAACGGCTTATGACCCCGAGTCCCTAGGAGCCGAAACAAGACAAGCTTGTGACCTCGAGGGGGTAGGCGCTGGAGCTAGACAGTTCTCAAAATTCAAAGATACAAATTCAGATATTATTAGAAAAGCGCAGAGCGCATGTTCACTTTATATCTTTCTTAAATAAATATTAGACTTTAACGATTTTACTACAGTTGGAAAATGGAGACAAGGAAATATACTGCATCTGGCTTATTCAGGCCTTTTGCGGGAAGAGAAATTTAACTCTGTTTTCCTGTCGGTCCCAGGATAATTTAGCAGAGAATGTTTTATCTTTTCCTTTGCTTGTAAATCCTTCGACTAATTCTGTTTCTCCATCCTTTAATAGCTGTTTGAGCATTTTTTGAGTTATTGTCTTGCCCATAATGCTTTTGGAAATAGTGAAAGTGCATTTGGTTTTATTATAATTGGAGCAGCCATAAAAGCTTCCTTTATCCACAACTTTACCATCACACAGCATGCATTTGCCCAGATTGGCTGACCTTTTTTGTTTGAATTTCCCAGGGATGAATCCCTCTTTGTCTTCTTCTGAGAATGCCCACTTTCCAGAATGTTCAATGGAGGCAGAGATTAAATGTCCTACCATTTTATTGGTCTGCTCCATGAATTGTTTCGGGGATGCCTGCCCATCTGAAATGTCCTTCAGCCGCTGTTCCCACTTGGCAGTCATTTCAGGGGAAGCAAGTATCTCTGTTCCTATCGCTTCTATAAGGATTTTTGCTTTTGAGTTTGCATATACAAGATTCTTCTTTATATCAATGTATTTGCGCTCCTTCAGCATGGTAATGATTCCCGCTCTTGTGGCTTCCGTTCCCAGGCCTTCTGTTTTCATTAGAACCTTTTCGAGTTCCTTATCCTCGATCTGCTTCCCGGCCGATTTCATGAGTGTAATCAGCTGGCCTTCGGTATACCTTTTGGGCGGCTGGGTTTTGCTTTCTTTTACATCGGCCTTTAACACTGTTCCCTGGTCGCCAGCCTGCAATAAAGGCAGAATCGGTTCCTTTTCCTTCTCCTGCTGCGGAATCACTTTTCTCCAGCCCTCTTCAAGCTGTACTTTTCCCTTGGATAGGAACAATGCCCTTCCGTCAACCAGGGTTTTTATAGTTGTATATTCTGATACAGCTTTTCCATAATGGGCAGCTATTAAGCTCCTTACGATCAGATCATAGAGAATTTTTTCATCCAAAGATAATCTTCCCAGGTCCGGCACCTGTTCCGTCGGTATGATGGCATAGTGATCCGTTACCTTTTTGTCATTCACAAACCGTTTATTATGCAATATGGAGCTTATAGGCAGAGGGAAGAATTCCTTATACTCCTCTTTTGCTTCCATTTTTCTGAGGATTTCCGGAAACATTTCCGCTTCTCCTTCTGTTACATGCCTGGAGTCTGAACGGGGATATGATACGATTCCTTTTTGATAGAGCTTCTGCAGTACATCAAGTGTTTTTTTAGGCGGGAACTTGAACCTGCGGTTGGCTTCCGCCTGCAATGCCGAAAGATTATAAAGCATCGGCGGCAGGAATTCTTTTTTTTCAGCTTGCACATCTTCTATCTGTGCCTCTTTATCTCTGCAAAATGCCGCAATTTTTTCGGCAAGCTCTTTGGTTTTAATTCTGGTCTCACCATCTTTTTCCCACTTGCCGGTATATTTTTTCCCGTCCACTTTAAACTGTGCATTTACCTCCCAGAAAGGTTCGGAAACAAAATTCTGAATTTCCTGTTCTCTCTTTACAATTAAAGCAAGAGTTGGGGTCTGAACCCTTCCTACTGAAAAAACATCCGAGAAACCTTTCTGCTGCAGAAGAAGACTGTATAAACGCGAAGCATTCATCCCAACGACCCAGTCGGCACATGCTCTCGTATAGGCTTCATAATATAAATTCCTTGTGTCACTTTCATCCAGCAGGGCAAGGAACCCTTCCTTTATGGCCTTTGGAGTCAAAGAAGAGATCCAGAGCCTTTTCATAGGCACTCTTGATCCGGTAAGCCTTAG
It encodes the following:
- the mntR gene encoding transcriptional regulator MntR, translated to MPTPSMEDYIEQIYMLIEDKGYARVSDIAEALSVHPSSVTKMVQKLDKDEYLVYEKYRGLILTPKGKKIGKRLVYRHELLEQLLRIIGVKEENIYEDVEGIEHHLSWDAIDRVGDLVQFFEEDDSRIGVLREIQRKNEEEQ
- a CDS encoding DNA topoisomerase III, yielding MKLIIAEKPDQGMTLASIFKMKKHQGYIEIFPNDIFPQGAHVTWAIGHLCQLSAPEKYKKDWKKWSLDTLPIIPEQFQYEVTKDKAKQFNIIKQLASNPDLTEIIHAGDAGREGELIIRNILRLTGSRVPMKRLWISSLTPKAIKEGFLALLDESDTRNLYYEAYTRACADWVVGMNASRLYSLLLQQKGFSDVFSVGRVQTPTLALIVKREQEIQNFVSEPFWEVNAQFKVDGKKYTGKWEKDGETRIKTKELAEKIAAFCRDKEAQIEDVQAEKKEFLPPMLYNLSALQAEANRRFKFPPKKTLDVLQKLYQKGIVSYPRSDSRHVTEGEAEMFPEILRKMEAKEEYKEFFPLPISSILHNKRFVNDKKVTDHYAIIPTEQVPDLGRLSLDEKILYDLIVRSLIAAHYGKAVSEYTTIKTLVDGRALFLSKGKVQLEEGWRKVIPQQEKEKEPILPLLQAGDQGTVLKADVKESKTQPPKRYTEGQLITLMKSAGKQIEDKELEKVLMKTEGLGTEATRAGIITMLKERKYIDIKKNLVYANSKAKILIEAIGTEILASPEMTAKWEQRLKDISDGQASPKQFMEQTNKMVGHLISASIEHSGKWAFSEEDKEGFIPGKFKQKRSANLGKCMLCDGKVVDKGSFYGCSNYNKTKCTFTISKSIMGKTITQKMLKQLLKDGETELVEGFTSKGKDKTFSAKLSWDRQENRVKFLFPQKA